The following is a genomic window from Thermococcus sp..
GCCAACCCACACTGGTGATCCTATGGAGAGGCTTGAGTACAGGGCGGAACTCGATTGGGACGGCAACGTCGGGAGCTTCGCGAGGGTCAGGGAGTTCCGGCTGAGAACCGATACAAACACCGACGGGGGCAACGAGGGACCTCTACCGGCAGAATACCTGCTTACCGCGATAGGCGGCTGCCTGACGATAAACTGGGGGAGGCTCATAAAGAAGATGCGCCTCAACGTCGAGGAGATGAGCATCGAAGTTAGGGGCTGGAGAAACCTCAAGGAACCCCCAGCTCCAGGAGATAACCTACCGCGTGAGGATTGTGACGGATGCACCGGAGAAGAAGATACTCCGCATCAAAGAGCTGGCCGAGAAATATGGCACGGTCTTCAACACCGTGGGGAAGGAGAAGATAAAAGGGGAAGTCGAGATAGTCAGGCCTAAGTGAACCTCTTTTCCAGCACTCTTTTGTGGACGGCCACGCCGGTGAAGAAGAAAGCCATTCCGAAGAGAACCAGCATCCCGAGGTCAACCCAGAGCGGGAGGTAGCCCTTTCCGAGCGAGTGCCTGAGCGCGTCGACGTAGTAGGTTAAAGGCGAGACGTAGGAAACGAGCCTTCCGTAGGAGGAAAGGTTCTCCAGCGGAACGAAGATGCCACTTATGAAGAGGAGCGAGAACTTGACGAGCGAGGTCAGCATCATAACGTCAGCGGGAACGTCGGTTGGCGGGTATGATGAGAGGAGCACCGTCATAGCTGAGAATGTTCCAACGGCAAGAAGAGTGGCCGTAATGAAAATCACCCATTCCAACTCGAGCTGAAGGTAAAGCACCGCTGGAATCGCTATGGCAAAGGTTATCACCAGCCCAAAGTAAAGTGAAGCCTGAAAGTCGCCGAGGAGAACAGTTGTAAGCGATACTGGAGCAGTTATGAGCCTCTCAAAGGTTCTTCCACGGCATTCCCAGGGGATTATCGTTGGACCAACTGCTGTCGATGTGAAGAAGGCCGTCATTGCCGTCAAGCCAACGAAGAGACTGTCCTGGGGGAGATTCCTTCCGATGAGGAAAGCTAAAAAGAGGAAGAAAGGAAAGAGAAGGCCCATTATCACGACCGGCCCCTTAATGTAGAAGATGAGCATGTCCTTCTTTGCTATTGCGAAGGAGCGCTTCAGCTGGTCAATCATTCTTACCACCCACCAGCTCCATGAACACATCTTCCAGCGAGGGCGAGAGCGTTCTTAAGCTGACTATCCTCAGCTTCTCCCGCTCTGCGTAGCGAACGAGTTCCTTAACGGTTTTATCAGGGTCTGCAGTGTAGATTCTCACCTTGTCGCCCATGGTTTCAACCTTTAAAACGGAAGAGAGAACAGACTGGTCAAACTTCATAGGCTCGAAGCTCACCTCAACCGAGACGCGCTCCTTGACGAGCTGCTTTAGCTTTTCTGGAGTGTCTATCGCTATCAGCTTGCCCTTCCTGATTATGCCGATCCTCTCGCAAAGCTCGTTCGCGTCGTCCATGTTGTGAGTTGTCAGGAATATCGTCTTCCCGGCTCTCTTTTCCTCCCGGATAACGTCCTTTATGAGGCGCGCGCTTATGACATCCAGCCCGCTCGTCGGCTCGTCCAGGAAGTAGAGCTCAGGGTCTGCTATCATGGCCATCGCGATT
Proteins encoded in this region:
- a CDS encoding OsmC family protein, producing the protein MERLEYRAELDWDGNVGSFARVREFRLRTDTNTDGGNEGPLPAEYLLTAIGGCLTINWGRLIKKMRLNVEEMSIEVRGWRNLKEPPAPGDNLPREDCDGCTGEEDTPHQRAGREIWHGLQHRGEGEDKRGSRDSQA
- a CDS encoding ABC transporter permease yields the protein MIDQLKRSFAIAKKDMLIFYIKGPVVIMGLLFPFFLFLAFLIGRNLPQDSLFVGLTAMTAFFTSTAVGPTIIPWECRGRTFERLITAPVSLTTVLLGDFQASLYFGLVITFAIAIPAVLYLQLELEWVIFITATLLAVGTFSAMTVLLSSYPPTDVPADVMMLTSLVKFSLLFISGIFVPLENLSSYGRLVSYVSPLTYYVDALRHSLGKGYLPLWVDLGMLVLFGMAFFFTGVAVHKRVLEKRFT
- a CDS encoding ATP-binding cassette domain-containing protein; the protein is MNAIEAVNLVKYYGSFQAVKGVSFSVKSGEVFGFLGPNGAGKTTTIRMLTGVLKPDSGEVRVLGYDMLDEQEKIRARERMGIVPEMANPYVDLTAMQNLRLMGELYGMSKAEIEKRSLELLREFDLYEKRNVKVRGFSKGMRQRLIIAMAMIADPELYFLDEPTSGLDVISARLIKDVIREEKRAGKTIFLTTHNMDDANELCERIGIIRKGKLIAIDTPEKLKQLVKERVSVEVSFEPMKFDQSVLSSVLKVETMGDKVRIYTADPDKTVKELVRYAEREKLRIVSLRTLSPSLEDVFMELVGGKND